From a single Staphylococcus epidermidis genomic region:
- a CDS encoding MFS transporter yields MKQLSTTLKVRLICDFFQNIIVTAFLPFIALYLTDMVNQHFSGLFLFGLVMINFPISLISGHIIERLPKKTLTLSYQFILSLMLVIMAISISQHTFKIILFCIAYAIFSITIGMQQPIMDTIIMDAITPEVEQYIYKISYWLTNIAVAFGALIGGLMYGAHKSMLFFIAFVIYIMVFIALIVWLPKDLNIVTQSHTHHANEKQFSMGQILKSYKPAFKDTTYLLLIIGFSILTMGELSASSYISVRLKQEFDPMILFSLHINGVKMYSLLLMTNTIIVIIFTYFISKIVMRMNVKTALLIGIIFYVIGYSNLTYLNDFTLLIIFMIIATIGEMVYSPILEENRFKMVPSHKRGTYSAVHALGFNLAELLARFGIILGVFLTSMEMGIYMFVLLLLGGMSLYIAVSRFNNTNSQ; encoded by the coding sequence GTGAAGCAATTAAGTACAACTTTAAAAGTCCGATTAATATGCGATTTTTTTCAAAATATTATAGTCACGGCATTTTTACCATTTATTGCGTTGTATTTAACAGATATGGTCAATCAACATTTTTCAGGGCTTTTTTTATTTGGGCTTGTAATGATAAATTTTCCAATTTCTTTGATTTCAGGTCATATTATTGAACGTTTACCTAAAAAGACGTTAACACTTAGTTATCAATTTATATTAAGTTTAATGCTCGTAATTATGGCGATTTCAATATCACAACATACTTTTAAGATCATTTTATTTTGTATCGCTTACGCAATATTTAGTATCACAATAGGCATGCAGCAACCTATAATGGACACGATTATTATGGATGCGATTACGCCTGAAGTTGAGCAATATATTTATAAGATAAGTTATTGGCTGACGAATATTGCTGTAGCCTTTGGTGCGCTCATAGGTGGATTGATGTATGGGGCACATAAATCTATGTTGTTTTTCATCGCTTTTGTCATTTACATTATGGTTTTTATAGCACTTATCGTATGGTTGCCTAAAGATTTAAATATTGTTACTCAGTCGCACACACATCATGCTAATGAGAAACAATTCTCCATGGGTCAAATATTAAAAAGTTATAAACCAGCATTTAAAGATACAACATATCTACTTCTAATTATAGGATTTAGTATTTTAACAATGGGTGAGTTATCTGCATCATCGTACATTTCAGTGCGTTTAAAACAAGAGTTTGATCCGATGATATTGTTTTCGTTACATATCAATGGCGTTAAAATGTATTCACTTCTATTAATGACGAATACAATCATTGTTATAATTTTTACCTATTTTATTTCAAAAATTGTTATGAGAATGAATGTTAAAACAGCATTATTGATTGGAATTATTTTTTATGTCATTGGATATTCGAACCTCACTTATCTTAATGATTTTACGTTACTTATCATATTTATGATTATAGCGACGATAGGTGAAATGGTATATTCTCCAATTCTTGAAGAAAATCGTTTTAAAATGGTTCCTTCTCATAAAAGAGGGACATATTCAGCAGTGCATGCTTTAGGATTTAACCTAGCTGAATTACTTGCAAGATTTGGAATTATATTAGGAGTGTTTTTAACTTCAATGGAGATGGGGATCTATATGTTTGTTTTATTATTGCTAGGTGGCATGTCACTTTACATTGCAGTGAGTCGTTTTAATAATACAAATTCACAATAA
- the ausA gene encoding aureusimine non-ribosomal peptide synthetase AusA, with protein MNIEALYFQKYFYFKHLNQSSSEHSVTYWVKLSRDIELHRLMYALVDVVQNQPVLRTQFVTDDFNQLKINLRDFFPFIEIKEVNEMSQSIDLEAFFTRNLNSYHFNQLPLFNFKIYQFLDDAYLLLDFHATIFNESQLTPFLQQLNIAYTHSLKSEYSISDFYNWIKEMNQKMDQNQVVCPSKHFNVLNADGDNYAYIPVKNTCEKKKMCSLHAELPSLDIDVWIVSIYLAHHFISQSSDVTLGIHFSIDNKNTENMMVLNTDIAPLNLSISQSDVVKDMVDECSALLEELQMCGASFVVQPKAVQTDVETMIHIEKVQEQFELNHICHHIHRLYNEASSFADLEFYPHVQDGFDIVYNDNVYDDLTVHTLVKLINGIYMQITQNPSLLIKDIKLSDRSDLAKYNDINNQNNDINYSEVTYKTVVERFERQVHQHPDSIALQYEQRSMTYHQLNQCANLLAYRLRLNHQIEPNDMVALIAERSLEMIIGMLGILKAGAGYIPIDPDYPEERMNYIIEDAKPKAVVTYRTSFQSGLPQMDIELIVDSREHDIDNPRGINCSEDIAYVIYTSGTTGKPKGTLVPHRGIDRLVHNPNYVELNENTTVLLSGTVAFDAATFEIYGPLLNGGRLVITSKDTLLNPQLLDQAITENKVNTMWLTSSLFNQIASERIEALESLTYLLIGGEVLNAKWVHLLNSRECHPQIINGYGPTENTTFTTTFAIPQEMPSRIPIGLPISGTTVYVMQGNRICGVGVPGELCIGGAGLAKGYLNQPKLTAERFIQSPFNNEMLYRSGDLVRLQEDGYIDYISRIDKQVKIRGFRIELSEIEKALEAIRDINKAVVIVREQDQDKQIVAYYEASQLKSTGQLKDILSETLPEYMVPVHFMKVDRIPITMNGKLDVRSLPEINLKNNRNYVEPRNDIERTVCRIFEEILHVDQVGVKDNFFELGGHSLRATLVVNRIEERLKKRLKVGDLMKSPTVEQLGQQIEELQNDVYEVIPKANESYQYDLSASQKSMYLLWKVNPKDTVYNIPFLWRLSSELNVMQLQRALSKLIERHEILRTQYVIDDNEVKQRIATHVSPDFEEVTTSLTNEQDIIQSFMEPFDLEQPSQMRVKYIHGPQQDYLFMDTHHSINDGMSNTILLSDLNALYQDKSLPELKLQYKDYSEWMVHRDLSKQRHFWLQQFENQVPILNMPTDYPRPSIKTTNGNMLTFHYNRQIKQQLKSYVEQHQVTDFMFFASAIMVLLHKYTRQDDIAIGSVISARTHRDTENMLGMFANTLVYRGRPHDQKTWDQLMAEMKEMCLGAYEHQEYPFESLVNDLVDERDASHNPLFDVMLVLQNNETNHANFGHSQLTHIPPQSTTAKFDLSFIIEEDQDDYVINIEYNTDLYKQETIHHIAEQLQMIIKHVISTENLKIQDIDENDDLLIWLDKHVNDCSLDLPKNKSIQQLLHDVMKAKADDVALKMNGQSMTYQELDDYSNSMAQTLIQNGIQKGERVALLTERSFEMVASMIAVLKVGGSYVPIDVTYPNKRIEFIIEDAEVAAVLTYGKTISSHIPVIKIEDIDNTENNKRLNIEYAGNLEDDMYHIYTSGTTGKPKAVSVKQRNILNLVCAWTKRLNLSDDEVYLQYANYVFDASATDFYCSLLNGYPLVIATSVERTNTDLLEKLISQENITIASIPLQVYNVMHHFYIPKVITGGATSTPAFVQHISKHCDMYVNAYGPSENTVITSCWIYEKGDAIPSTIPIGKPLANVDIFIMSGGKLCGVGIPGELCIAGESLTSGYLNRPELSAEKFINNPFGPGQLYRSGDLARLMPDGQIEFLGRIDKQVKVHGYRIELGEIENIINSVDTVTDSVVILAKQGEREVLHAYYVGSQEDENHISQHLNQYLPKYMIPKTLTAISEIPLTGNDKVDESRLPVPNVHKNKFVAPRNNIEREIAQIVSGVLDVSSMSIDDDFFEMGGTSLDAMVVVSKLKSNGIHITMQDVYQFKTVRYIANHTEKRQALPEVVLPDHLPQLQSLVERRYQLKSQHLTQSSLGHVLLTGATGFLGAYLIDEMQDDADQITCIVRGHDINQAKTNLENNLNCYFDTAHVDKLMKHIDIILADLSELDHLIIDSAIDTIIHAGARTDHFGDDETFFDVNVRSTQALIDLAKDKKAKLIYISTISVGTVFEVHQDDITFSEKDLYKGQLFTSPYTKSKFYSEIKVLEAVNEGLAAQIIRLGNLTSASTGPLNMKNLTTNRFSIVMHDLLKMPFIGESISKAKVEFSFIDVTARHIIKLARSNAIPIIYHVYAPCSITMKQVIDNAKGSEMTVVSDSEFEQKLHELGMHELIGLNSNGDNQISGVTDSNMTQTVMKELQGEWPHLSYQWLQQWYHLLFEKFDAN; from the coding sequence ATGAATATTGAAGCACTATATTTTCAAAAATATTTTTATTTTAAACATTTAAATCAATCAAGTTCAGAACACAGTGTGACATACTGGGTAAAGTTAAGTCGCGACATTGAGTTACATAGATTAATGTATGCATTAGTAGATGTCGTTCAAAATCAACCTGTGTTGCGTACACAGTTTGTGACAGATGATTTTAATCAACTCAAGATAAATTTAAGAGATTTTTTTCCATTTATTGAAATTAAAGAAGTTAATGAAATGTCGCAAAGCATAGATTTAGAAGCATTCTTTACACGTAATTTAAATTCCTACCATTTCAATCAATTACCTCTGTTTAATTTTAAGATATATCAATTTCTAGATGACGCCTACTTACTTTTAGATTTCCATGCTACTATTTTTAATGAAAGTCAATTAACTCCATTTTTACAACAATTAAATATCGCCTATACCCACTCTTTAAAAAGTGAATATAGTATCTCGGATTTTTATAATTGGATTAAAGAAATGAATCAAAAGATGGATCAAAATCAAGTTGTGTGTCCATCAAAGCACTTCAACGTATTGAATGCAGACGGTGATAATTACGCTTACATACCTGTTAAGAATACATGTGAAAAGAAAAAAATGTGTTCTTTGCATGCAGAACTACCATCTTTAGACATTGATGTGTGGATTGTAAGTATTTACTTAGCGCATCATTTTATAAGTCAATCTTCTGATGTGACGTTAGGCATCCATTTTTCGATAGATAATAAAAATACTGAGAATATGATGGTTTTAAACACAGACATTGCCCCACTTAATTTAAGTATTAGTCAAAGTGACGTCGTAAAAGATATGGTAGATGAGTGTTCCGCGCTACTTGAAGAGCTTCAAATGTGTGGTGCGTCTTTTGTTGTTCAACCTAAAGCAGTACAAACAGATGTAGAAACGATGATTCATATTGAAAAAGTACAAGAACAATTTGAGCTTAATCATATATGTCATCATATACATCGTCTATACAATGAAGCATCATCATTCGCGGATTTAGAGTTTTATCCTCATGTGCAGGATGGTTTTGATATAGTTTATAATGACAACGTTTATGATGATTTAACTGTACATACGTTAGTCAAATTAATTAATGGGATTTATATGCAAATTACACAAAATCCATCATTATTAATTAAAGATATAAAACTCAGTGATCGCTCAGATTTAGCTAAATATAATGACATCAATAATCAAAACAATGACATTAATTATAGTGAGGTCACTTATAAAACCGTGGTTGAAAGATTCGAACGTCAAGTGCACCAACATCCCGATAGTATTGCGTTGCAATATGAACAACGATCGATGACATATCATCAATTAAATCAATGTGCGAATCTTTTAGCATATAGATTGCGTTTAAATCATCAGATTGAACCTAATGATATGGTGGCATTAATAGCAGAACGCAGCTTAGAAATGATTATTGGAATGTTAGGGATCTTGAAAGCTGGTGCAGGCTACATACCAATTGATCCGGATTATCCTGAAGAAAGAATGAATTATATTATTGAGGACGCAAAACCTAAAGCGGTTGTAACATATCGTACATCATTTCAATCAGGTTTACCTCAAATGGATATAGAATTGATAGTTGATTCAAGAGAACATGATATTGATAACCCGAGAGGCATTAATTGTTCAGAAGATATCGCTTATGTCATCTATACATCAGGAACGACTGGTAAACCTAAAGGGACACTGGTGCCACATAGAGGAATTGATCGCTTAGTACACAATCCAAATTATGTCGAATTGAACGAAAATACAACCGTCTTATTATCAGGAACAGTAGCTTTTGATGCAGCAACCTTTGAAATATATGGTCCATTATTGAATGGTGGACGGTTAGTCATTACATCTAAAGATACGTTGTTAAATCCTCAATTGTTAGATCAAGCTATTACTGAAAATAAAGTCAACACGATGTGGTTAACGTCATCTTTATTTAATCAAATTGCTAGCGAACGTATCGAAGCACTAGAATCTTTAACTTATTTGCTTATTGGTGGGGAAGTGTTAAATGCTAAATGGGTTCACTTATTAAATTCGCGTGAGTGTCATCCTCAAATAATCAATGGTTATGGACCGACAGAGAATACAACATTTACTACAACTTTTGCGATTCCACAAGAGATGCCTTCACGTATACCTATTGGTTTACCTATTAGTGGAACGACAGTTTATGTCATGCAAGGTAATCGTATTTGTGGCGTAGGTGTTCCAGGTGAATTGTGCATTGGTGGTGCAGGTTTAGCAAAAGGTTATTTAAATCAACCTAAACTTACTGCTGAACGTTTTATTCAGTCACCTTTTAACAATGAAATGCTTTATCGAAGCGGTGATTTAGTTCGTCTTCAAGAAGATGGCTATATTGATTATATTAGTCGTATCGATAAGCAAGTTAAAATACGCGGTTTTAGAATAGAATTATCAGAAATTGAAAAAGCATTAGAAGCTATACGTGATATTAATAAAGCTGTAGTCATCGTTCGAGAGCAAGACCAAGATAAACAAATAGTGGCATATTATGAAGCATCGCAATTAAAATCAACAGGTCAATTAAAAGATATTTTAAGTGAAACATTACCTGAATATATGGTACCTGTGCATTTTATGAAGGTGGATCGTATACCTATCACGATGAATGGGAAATTAGATGTGCGTTCATTACCTGAAATTAATCTAAAGAATAATAGAAATTATGTAGAACCACGTAATGATATTGAACGTACCGTTTGCCGTATTTTCGAAGAGATTTTACATGTTGATCAGGTAGGTGTTAAAGATAATTTCTTTGAACTAGGTGGACACTCTCTTAGAGCAACATTAGTTGTAAACCGTATCGAAGAAAGGTTAAAAAAACGTCTTAAAGTAGGTGATTTAATGAAATCGCCTACTGTAGAGCAACTTGGACAACAAATTGAAGAACTGCAAAATGATGTCTATGAAGTGATTCCCAAAGCAAATGAATCGTATCAATATGATTTAAGTGCGTCTCAAAAAAGTATGTATCTTTTATGGAAGGTCAATCCTAAAGACACAGTGTATAACATTCCATTCTTATGGAGATTATCTTCTGAACTTAATGTTATGCAATTGCAACGTGCATTATCTAAGTTGATTGAACGTCATGAAATATTACGAACACAATATGTAATTGATGACAATGAAGTTAAACAACGTATTGCGACACATGTTTCACCTGATTTTGAAGAGGTAACGACATCTCTAACGAATGAGCAAGATATTATTCAATCATTTATGGAACCGTTTGATTTAGAACAACCAAGTCAGATGCGAGTTAAATATATACATGGACCACAACAAGATTATTTATTTATGGATACTCATCATAGTATTAATGATGGTATGAGTAACACGATTTTACTATCTGATTTGAACGCTTTATACCAAGATAAATCATTACCTGAACTTAAGCTTCAGTATAAAGATTATAGTGAGTGGATGGTGCACAGAGACTTATCTAAACAACGTCACTTTTGGTTACAACAATTTGAAAATCAGGTTCCAATATTAAATATGCCTACGGATTATCCTAGACCAAGTATTAAAACAACCAACGGTAATATGTTGACATTTCATTACAATCGTCAAATCAAACAGCAATTGAAATCTTATGTAGAACAACATCAAGTGACAGACTTTATGTTCTTTGCTAGTGCAATCATGGTATTATTGCACAAATATACACGTCAGGACGATATCGCTATTGGTAGTGTAATCAGTGCGCGTACCCATCGCGATACTGAAAATATGTTAGGTATGTTTGCTAATACACTTGTATATCGTGGTCGACCTCATGATCAAAAGACATGGGATCAATTGATGGCTGAGATGAAAGAAATGTGTCTAGGGGCATATGAACATCAAGAATATCCTTTTGAAAGCTTAGTCAATGATCTTGTTGATGAAAGAGATGCTTCACATAATCCGTTATTTGATGTGATGCTCGTACTTCAAAATAATGAAACAAATCATGCGAATTTTGGACATAGTCAATTGACACATATTCCACCTCAGTCAACAACAGCTAAATTTGATTTGTCATTTATTATTGAAGAAGATCAAGATGACTATGTCATCAATATTGAATATAATACAGATTTATATAAACAAGAGACCATTCATCATATTGCTGAACAACTTCAAATGATTATTAAACATGTAATATCTACCGAAAACCTAAAAATTCAAGATATTGATGAAAATGATGACTTATTAATTTGGTTGGACAAGCATGTGAATGATTGTTCTTTAGACTTGCCAAAAAATAAGTCAATACAGCAACTTTTACATGATGTCATGAAAGCGAAAGCAGATGATGTAGCACTTAAAATGAATGGACAATCGATGACGTATCAAGAACTTGATGATTATTCTAATAGTATGGCTCAAACATTGATACAAAATGGAATTCAAAAAGGGGAACGTGTAGCCCTTTTAACTGAACGAAGTTTTGAAATGGTTGCTAGTATGATTGCTGTATTAAAAGTTGGAGGTTCTTATGTACCTATTGACGTCACTTATCCCAATAAACGCATTGAATTTATTATTGAAGACGCTGAAGTCGCAGCAGTGCTCACATATGGAAAAACAATATCCTCACATATACCAGTAATTAAAATTGAAGATATTGATAACACTGAAAATAATAAAAGGTTAAATATAGAATATGCAGGGAATTTGGAAGATGATATGTATCATATTTATACATCTGGAACAACAGGAAAGCCTAAAGCAGTATCAGTGAAACAACGTAATATATTAAATTTAGTATGTGCTTGGACAAAAAGACTCAATTTATCCGATGATGAAGTTTATCTGCAGTACGCTAATTATGTGTTCGATGCTTCAGCAACTGATTTCTACTGTAGTTTATTAAATGGATATCCGCTTGTCATTGCAACATCAGTTGAGCGGACCAATACAGATTTATTAGAAAAGTTAATTTCACAAGAAAATATCACCATCGCATCTATTCCACTACAGGTATATAATGTGATGCATCATTTCTATATTCCTAAAGTGATTACAGGAGGTGCGACAAGTACTCCAGCATTTGTTCAACATATTTCTAAGCATTGTGATATGTACGTTAATGCCTATGGGCCTTCTGAAAATACAGTTATCACATCTTGTTGGATATACGAAAAAGGTGACGCCATACCATCGACTATTCCGATTGGGAAACCGTTAGCTAATGTTGATATTTTTATTATGTCAGGCGGTAAACTATGTGGCGTTGGTATTCCAGGTGAATTATGTATTGCAGGAGAAAGTTTAACTTCAGGATATTTAAACAGACCCGAACTTTCTGCTGAAAAATTTATAAATAATCCTTTTGGGCCAGGACAACTTTATCGAAGTGGTGATTTAGCACGATTGATGCCAGATGGGCAAATTGAATTTCTTGGTAGAATAGACAAGCAAGTTAAAGTACATGGCTATCGCATTGAACTAGGTGAAATTGAAAATATCATTAATTCAGTAGATACTGTTACAGATAGCGTTGTTATTTTAGCTAAACAGGGTGAGCGTGAAGTGCTGCATGCTTATTATGTTGGAAGTCAAGAAGACGAAAATCATATTTCACAACATTTAAATCAATATTTGCCTAAATACATGATTCCTAAGACATTAACAGCTATTAGCGAAATTCCATTAACAGGAAATGATAAGGTGGATGAGTCAAGATTACCTGTACCTAATGTACACAAAAATAAATTTGTTGCACCACGTAATAATATCGAACGAGAAATAGCACAAATCGTTAGCGGAGTGTTGGACGTATCGTCTATGAGTATAGATGATGACTTCTTTGAAATGGGTGGTACATCACTAGATGCTATGGTGGTAGTATCAAAACTAAAATCAAATGGCATACACATTACAATGCAAGATGTATATCAATTTAAAACTGTTCGTTATATAGCTAATCACACAGAAAAACGCCAAGCACTACCAGAAGTAGTATTACCAGATCATCTACCACAATTACAATCTTTGGTTGAAAGACGATACCAACTAAAATCACAACACCTAACGCAATCATCTCTAGGTCATGTATTGCTAACTGGTGCAACAGGGTTCCTAGGCGCATATTTAATTGATGAAATGCAAGATGATGCTGATCAAATTACATGTATTGTCAGAGGTCATGATATCAATCAAGCTAAAACTAACTTGGAAAATAATTTAAATTGTTATTTTGATACGGCTCATGTGGATAAATTAATGAAGCACATTGATATTATTTTAGCGGATTTATCAGAACTTGACCATCTCATTATCGATTCAGCCATTGATACAATTATTCATGCTGGAGCTCGTACAGATCACTTTGGCGATGATGAAACATTTTTCGATGTCAATGTAAGAAGTACACAAGCATTAATTGATTTAGCTAAGGATAAAAAAGCGAAATTAATCTATATATCAACGATAAGTGTGGGTACGGTATTTGAAGTACATCAAGACGATATTACATTTTCTGAAAAAGATTTATATAAAGGCCAGTTATTTACATCACCATACACTAAAAGTAAGTTTTATAGCGAGATTAAAGTGTTAGAAGCGGTTAATGAAGGTTTAGCAGCTCAGATTATAAGATTAGGAAATCTGACAAGTGCTTCTACTGGACCATTAAATATGAAAAATTTAACAACTAATCGTTTTAGTATTGTCATGCATGATTTATTAAAAATGCCGTTTATAGGAGAAAGTATATCGAAAGCTAAAGTTGAATTTTCATTTATCGATGTCACAGCGCGCCATATTATTAAATTGGCAAGATCCAATGCAATACCTATTATTTATCATGTATACGCACCATGTTCGATAACTATGAAACAAGTAATTGACAATGCCAAAGGGTCAGAAATGACTGTAGTAAGTGATAGTGAGTTTGAACAGAAATTACATGAATTAGGTATGCATGAATTGATTGGTCTTAATAGTAATGGAGATAATCAAATTTCAGGTGTGACAGATTCAAATATGACT